The following proteins are co-located in the Victivallis lenta genome:
- a CDS encoding pyruvate formate lyase family protein has protein sequence MNPRQQLLLRKIKERNGSFPSAPNPMLRDAARFLAFTPERSLSQIRAMTIYESAKLMPLAFDPDSLLAGEHFNHFFGDDRDGGDEEKQRQLDELGDFRLAELRETARQLRSCRSAVSPGESTPGSRTGMAGGWPALPAGTGGAAPVFTAVGWVENHSVRDYGFLLKHGFGGLRRLAERQLERFPLHNCDYVRRENFLRAALAVCDAGLLFGRRHAELARQAGAAETARNCLAVETGAKSFPQAVQLLWLGHLIACADDGINANSIGRLDRLLQPYYEHDRAQNLITREEAVGWMIELAVRLYLPYDVQAITLGGVDADGKPALCEMSRIILEATERFGEIRDLSVRITSQTPDDFLMQCAKLVLKGGGIPFFFNDDCFIPALANRGVAPEDARNYAPIGCVELTIPGKANSHAVSGWFNLLRVLELTLFGGCDPRTGERLLPESPDLAGIGSWDELMRRLEQNIEYMASRMVYHCRREERNQRLFGSLPAFSLLTPSCLERGRDITDGGAEYNWHSICLLGVPDTADSLAVLKRQVFESRQLPAEVLLDALKHDFSGGEALRGQLLAGTPKYGNGDDETDRIAAELSRSFIALMDRWSEKGNRLFVHLFSFYNNVYFGEAVGAMPDGRRAGEPLAYSLSPHQGRDREGVTMLLRSLAKQPHREAGGASAAIIDLHPSLFEGSNGAGRFIALLRSALAMGVGQMQWNVVSAERLEQAKRDPEHYGNIPVRVAGYSQLFRLIPPEIQDHLIARTKHRA, from the coding sequence ATGAATCCGCGTCAACAGCTTCTTCTCCGGAAAATCAAAGAGAGAAACGGCTCCTTCCCGTCCGCGCCCAATCCGATGCTCCGCGACGCGGCACGCTTTCTCGCCTTCACGCCGGAGCGTTCGCTCAGCCAGATTCGCGCCATGACCATATACGAATCGGCAAAACTTATGCCGCTCGCCTTCGACCCGGATTCCCTGCTGGCGGGCGAGCACTTCAACCACTTCTTCGGAGACGACCGGGACGGCGGCGACGAGGAGAAGCAGCGGCAACTGGATGAACTCGGCGACTTCCGGCTCGCGGAGCTCCGCGAAACCGCCCGGCAGCTGCGAAGCTGCCGTTCCGCCGTCTCCCCCGGCGAAAGCACACCGGGAAGCCGGACCGGCATGGCCGGCGGCTGGCCCGCCCTCCCCGCCGGAACCGGCGGAGCAGCGCCGGTCTTCACCGCAGTCGGCTGGGTCGAAAACCACTCGGTCCGCGACTACGGCTTCCTGCTCAAGCATGGTTTCGGCGGGCTCCGGCGCCTGGCCGAACGGCAGCTCGAACGTTTTCCGCTCCACAATTGCGACTATGTCCGCCGCGAGAACTTCCTGCGTGCCGCCCTGGCGGTCTGCGACGCGGGACTCCTGTTCGGACGTCGCCACGCCGAGCTTGCCCGCCAGGCCGGAGCTGCCGAAACCGCCCGGAACTGCCTCGCGGTCGAAACCGGCGCAAAAAGCTTTCCGCAGGCGGTCCAGCTGCTCTGGCTCGGCCACCTGATCGCCTGCGCGGACGACGGCATCAACGCGAACTCGATCGGGCGGCTCGACCGGCTGCTCCAGCCCTATTACGAACATGACCGGGCGCAAAACCTCATCACGCGGGAGGAGGCGGTCGGCTGGATGATCGAACTCGCCGTCAGGCTCTACCTGCCCTACGACGTACAGGCGATCACGCTCGGCGGAGTCGATGCAGACGGGAAGCCGGCGCTCTGCGAAATGAGCCGGATCATCCTCGAAGCGACCGAACGGTTCGGGGAAATCCGCGACCTGTCGGTCCGGATCACCTCACAAACGCCGGACGATTTTCTCATGCAGTGTGCGAAACTCGTGCTGAAGGGCGGCGGCATCCCGTTCTTCTTCAACGACGACTGCTTTATCCCGGCGCTTGCGAACCGCGGCGTCGCGCCGGAGGACGCCCGCAATTACGCGCCGATCGGCTGCGTCGAACTGACCATTCCGGGCAAAGCGAACAGCCATGCGGTTTCTGGTTGGTTCAACCTGCTCCGCGTTCTCGAACTGACCCTCTTCGGAGGCTGCGATCCCCGGACCGGGGAACGGCTGCTGCCGGAGTCGCCGGACCTGGCCGGCATCGGCTCCTGGGACGAGCTGATGCGCAGGCTTGAACAAAACATCGAATATATGGCGTCACGCATGGTCTACCACTGCCGGCGCGAGGAGCGGAACCAGCGCCTCTTCGGCTCGCTGCCGGCCTTTTCGCTGCTGACCCCGTCCTGCCTCGAACGCGGGCGCGACATCACCGACGGCGGCGCGGAATACAACTGGCACTCCATCTGCCTGCTCGGCGTGCCGGACACGGCCGACAGCCTGGCCGTCCTGAAGCGGCAGGTGTTCGAATCGCGGCAGCTTCCGGCCGAAGTCCTGCTCGATGCCCTGAAACACGATTTCTCCGGCGGTGAAGCCCTGCGCGGCCAGCTGCTGGCCGGAACGCCGAAGTACGGCAACGGCGACGACGAAACCGACCGGATCGCCGCGGAGCTGTCGCGCAGCTTCATCGCGCTCATGGACCGCTGGAGCGAAAAGGGGAACCGTCTTTTCGTGCATCTGTTCAGCTTCTACAACAACGTCTATTTCGGCGAAGCCGTCGGCGCCATGCCGGACGGGCGGCGGGCGGGGGAACCGCTCGCCTACTCGCTTTCGCCGCATCAGGGACGCGACCGGGAAGGGGTCACCATGCTGCTGCGGTCGCTCGCGAAGCAGCCGCACCGCGAAGCCGGCGGCGCATCGGCCGCGATCATCGACCTGCACCCGAGCCTGTTCGAGGGTTCAAACGGTGCCGGGCGCTTCATCGCGCTGCTCAGAAGCGCGCTGGCCATGGGCGTCGGGCAGATGCAGTGGAACGTCGTCTCGGCCGAACGGCTCGAACAGGCGAAGCGGGACCCGGAGCATTACGGCAACATCCCGGTCCGGGTCGCGGGCTACTCCCAGCTGTTCAGGCTGATTCCGCCCGAGATCCAGGACCACCTGATCGCCCGCACCAAGCACCGCGCCTGA
- a CDS encoding polysaccharide deacetylase family protein produces the protein MGIRFLYPEGKLKALTMSYDDGVVQDRRLIGLFNTNGIRGTFHINSGILDSGNRVASSEVKTLYAGHEVSCHTVSHPFLERLPRTEVAREIYEDRRRLEELCGYPVIGMSYPFGTWNSEVIDIAKSCGIVYSRSTRTSGGFGIPQEFMAWDATCHHREMLEKGDAFRQNDRYPLALLYIWGHAYEFDNDNNWCDIEEFCRMMANLPNVWYATNIEVWRYLTAIRSLVTSADGRMVLNPSATAVWYTCDGKDGVIRPGETLTLG, from the coding sequence ATGGGAATTCGTTTTTTGTATCCGGAGGGAAAGCTTAAGGCGCTCACCATGAGCTATGACGACGGCGTCGTACAGGACCGCCGCCTGATCGGACTCTTCAATACGAACGGAATCAGGGGAACGTTCCATATCAACTCGGGTATTCTCGACTCCGGCAACCGCGTCGCTTCGTCCGAAGTGAAGACGCTTTACGCCGGCCACGAGGTGTCGTGCCACACCGTGAGCCATCCGTTCCTCGAACGGCTGCCGCGCACCGAAGTCGCCCGCGAGATTTACGAGGACCGCCGGCGGCTCGAGGAGCTCTGCGGCTATCCGGTCATCGGCATGTCGTATCCGTTCGGCACCTGGAACAGTGAAGTCATCGACATTGCGAAGAGCTGCGGGATCGTCTACTCGCGTTCGACGCGGACCAGCGGCGGCTTCGGCATCCCGCAGGAGTTCATGGCCTGGGATGCGACCTGCCACCACCGCGAAATGCTCGAGAAGGGGGACGCCTTCCGCCAGAACGACCGTTATCCGCTCGCGCTCCTGTACATCTGGGGACACGCCTACGAGTTCGACAACGACAACAACTGGTGCGACATCGAAGAGTTCTGCCGCATGATGGCGAATCTTCCGAACGTCTGGTACGCGACGAATATCGAGGTCTGGCGCTACCTTACGGCGATCCGGAGCCTCGTCACCTCCGCCGACGGGCGCATGGTTTTGAACCCGTCCGCCACGGCCGTCTGGTACACCTGCGACGGAAAGGACGGCGTGATCCGTCCCGGCGAGACGCTGACGCTCGGCTGA
- a CDS encoding helix-turn-helix transcriptional regulator, whose amino-acid sequence MNGQRFISTPVPAAPQPCSPWLRLAHDFPVEDSVRLFAQPCLGDHALHYFREGSGSYELRGETVPIRPGMLFFVRPGEGYRFTLDPGVRVRMYNLHFDLRENERSYRPFPVPPEACRNQEKYPETLPPYQQLANRPAYEQCFLRLLDAASRIGVEAELERKSELLKLFAVLHRNLSLSPGRATGEFHRRAVEAAIAELSKHLSGNLRISELASRVGVSRALLCRIFREATGESIQRYFVERKLQAAKSDLLYSRLEIKEIAAKYGFADVPHFTRRFRQITGTTPGQIRKK is encoded by the coding sequence GTGAACGGGCAGCGATTCATTTCCACTCCGGTTCCGGCCGCGCCGCAGCCCTGTTCCCCGTGGCTGCGGCTCGCCCACGATTTCCCCGTGGAGGATTCGGTTCGGCTCTTTGCGCAGCCCTGCCTCGGCGACCATGCGCTGCACTATTTCCGGGAGGGCTCCGGCAGCTATGAACTGCGCGGCGAAACCGTTCCGATCCGGCCCGGAATGCTCTTTTTCGTACGCCCCGGCGAAGGTTACCGCTTTACGCTCGACCCCGGCGTGCGGGTGCGGATGTACAACCTGCATTTCGACCTGCGGGAAAACGAACGGTCGTACCGTCCCTTTCCGGTGCCTCCCGAAGCGTGCCGCAATCAGGAGAAGTACCCCGAAACACTGCCGCCGTACCAGCAGCTCGCCAACCGTCCGGCCTACGAGCAGTGCTTCCTGCGGCTGCTTGATGCGGCTTCACGAATCGGCGTCGAAGCCGAACTCGAACGGAAGTCGGAACTGCTGAAGCTCTTCGCCGTCCTGCACCGCAACCTGTCTCTGTCGCCGGGGCGGGCGACCGGCGAATTCCACCGCCGGGCGGTCGAAGCTGCCATCGCAGAGCTGTCGAAACATCTGTCCGGAAATCTCCGCATCAGCGAACTCGCTTCGCGGGTCGGCGTCAGCCGCGCCCTGCTCTGCCGCATCTTCCGCGAAGCGACCGGGGAGAGCATTCAGCGCTATTTCGTCGAGCGGAAGCTTCAGGCGGCGAAATCCGACCTGCTTTACTCCCGGCTCGAAATCAAGGAGATCGCCGCGAAATACGGCTTTGCGGATGTTCCCCACTTCACACGCCGCTTCCGCCAGATCACCGGAACGACACCGGGCCAGATTCGCAAAAAATAG